The proteins below are encoded in one region of Paenibacillus albus:
- a CDS encoding IclR family transcriptional regulator — MAEERKYWVPALEKADKVLAVLAKEPAKHKLIDLSRKLDINKSSMFSLLNTMETLGWVRRSGSGGDTYSLGHAFAEYGSSYLKQYDLHQSFQDEASGARDRLQETIQLARRAGNQVLYLGKLEAVAPVRLQSEPGMRLPAHATALGKAMLAQLSEEELLRLFPEEQLAQLTPHTISTRSELFKQLEAIRAHGFALDDQESVMGFRCVAAPIRVSSGEQAAVSCSMLLHQWAVKSDQARVEMLDLAKRLSV; from the coding sequence GTGGCTGAGGAACGCAAATATTGGGTGCCTGCGCTAGAGAAGGCAGATAAAGTACTGGCTGTACTCGCAAAGGAGCCGGCCAAGCATAAGCTGATTGACCTTTCGCGGAAGCTGGACATTAACAAGAGCTCCATGTTCTCGCTTTTGAACACGATGGAGACGCTTGGTTGGGTGCGGCGAAGCGGAAGCGGGGGCGATACGTACTCGCTTGGTCATGCTTTTGCCGAATACGGTTCGTCGTACTTGAAGCAGTATGATCTGCATCAGTCATTCCAGGACGAAGCATCCGGCGCGAGGGATCGGCTGCAAGAGACGATTCAGCTGGCGAGACGCGCTGGCAATCAGGTGCTCTATTTAGGCAAGCTTGAAGCGGTAGCTCCGGTTCGGCTGCAGTCCGAGCCAGGGATGCGGCTGCCGGCTCATGCAACAGCATTAGGCAAAGCGATGCTGGCGCAGTTGAGCGAGGAAGAGCTGCTTCGGTTATTCCCGGAGGAGCAGCTAGCGCAGCTCACGCCGCACACGATTAGCACCCGAAGCGAGCTGTTCAAGCAGTTGGAAGCGATCCGTGCGCATGGTTTTGCGCTCGACGATCAGGAGTCCGTGATGGGCTTCCGATGTGTAGCGGCGCCGATCCGTGTAAGCAGCGGGGAGCAAGCGGCGGTCAGCTGTTCCATGCTGCTGCATCAATGGGCTGTGAAGTCTGATCAGGCAAGAGTGGAAATGCTGGATTTAGCAAAGCGGTTATCCGTGTAA
- a CDS encoding stalk domain-containing protein, producing the protein MRLIHRLGIGSAILALLSTTAAVEHDAAAAPAVKAKQVIAFPGKQVMPIIMKGNYVLFPGQQAPYLKSGKLMVPAWGFAMAIGSIPAYRTVNKSVIIYSHGESVGNIRAGQKWAVFEGDLGFGIEPAPELVGGRMFVPATPILSGLKYYQWSVMLNQLNQKKLIINDKTFFSPLDGSDPAVTEPFPVETTVHPDPLYPLALGQNAQTEGTDTYQLELQNLSGQVIQAGQTELQLSAVNHDRKWTRLSVSPITKKLAKSEKLTLSIKLPQNTEYVTFRARITK; encoded by the coding sequence ATGCGTCTGATACATAGATTAGGGATAGGTTCAGCCATACTTGCGCTTCTGAGCACTACCGCCGCTGTAGAACATGATGCTGCAGCTGCGCCAGCAGTGAAAGCAAAGCAAGTCATCGCCTTCCCAGGGAAGCAAGTGATGCCAATTATCATGAAAGGAAACTACGTTCTGTTCCCAGGGCAGCAAGCTCCATACTTAAAGTCGGGCAAGCTGATGGTACCTGCTTGGGGCTTTGCGATGGCAATCGGGTCAATACCGGCATACCGGACTGTTAACAAAAGCGTCATTATATATTCGCATGGAGAATCGGTAGGCAATATTCGTGCAGGTCAGAAATGGGCCGTTTTTGAAGGAGATTTGGGCTTTGGGATTGAACCTGCTCCTGAGCTTGTAGGTGGCCGGATGTTTGTTCCAGCGACGCCGATCCTGAGCGGATTAAAATATTATCAGTGGTCCGTCATGCTGAATCAGCTGAATCAGAAGAAGCTCATTATAAATGATAAAACATTCTTTAGTCCTCTGGATGGCTCCGATCCGGCGGTCACAGAGCCTTTCCCAGTCGAAACGACGGTGCACCCCGATCCGCTCTACCCGCTTGCTCTCGGTCAGAATGCGCAAACGGAGGGGACAGATACCTACCAACTTGAACTGCAAAATCTATCCGGGCAAGTTATCCAAGCGGGCCAGACCGAGCTTCAGTTATCGGCAGTTAACCATGATCGTAAATGGACGAGGCTCTCCGTGTCACCTATTACGAAGAAGCTAGCGAAGTCGGAGAAGCTAACGCTCTCCATCAAGCTCCCTCAGAACACCGAATACGTCACATTCCGAGCACGAATAACGAAGTAA